GGCCGGATCGTCGCCAACGCGGTCACGATCGAGACGGAGGCGCTGCTCGCCGGCTGGCACCGCCGCGCCGGCGGCCGGCTGCGCCGGATCGCGATCTCCCATGCCGAGCCGGTCGGCTCGTTCACGGCCTTCCGCCCCGCCCTCCCGGTCACCCAGTGGGTCCACACCAACGGAGCGACGCGATGACCGTCCACTTTATCGGCGCGGGACCCGGCGCCGCCGACCTGATCACGCTGCGCGCCCGGGACCTGATCGCGGCGTCCCCCGTCTGCCTGTACGCCGGCAGCCTGGTGGACCCGGCGGTGCTCGCGCACTGCCCGCCGGCCGCGCGGCTCGTCGACACCGCCCCGCTGACCCTCGACGAGATCGTCGGCCACCTCGTCGACGCGCACGCGGCCGGTCTCGACGTCGCCCGGCTGTGCAGCGGCGACCCGTCGGTGTTCAGCGCCGTCGCCGAGCAGATGCGCCGCCTCGACGCCGCAGGCGTGCCCTACGACGTGTGCCCCGGGGTGTCGGCCTACGCCGCCGCGGCCGCCGAGCTACGCCGCGAGCTGACCGTGCCGGGCGTCGCGCAGAGCGTCGTGCTGACCCGCACCAGCGAGAACGCCTCCGCCATGCCCGCCGGGGAGACGCTCGCCGCCCTCGGCGCCGCCCGGGCGACCATGGTGATCCACCTGTCCGTGCAGCGGATCGAGGCGGTGGTCGCCGACCTGCTGCCGGTGTACGGCGCCGATACCCCGGTCGCCGTGGTCGCCTGGGCGTCCCGGCCGGACCAGGTCGTGCTGCGCGGCCGCCTGGAGGACATCGCCGCGGCCGTGCGGGCCGCCGGGGTGCGCCGGGCCGCGGTCATCATCGTCGGCGACGCGCTGGCCGCCGGCGGCTTCCGCGACAGCCACCTGTACTCGGTGGAACGGGACCGCTCGTGCGTGTCCTGATCCTCGGCGGCACCCGCGAGGCCCGCGACCTCGCAGCCGCGCTCGTCGACGCCACGCTCGCCGACGAACTGGGCGTCACGGTCACGACGTCGCTGGCCGGACGGGTGAGCGACCCCGCGCTCCCCGCGGGCGAGACCGTGATCGGTGGCTTCGGCGGGGTCGCGGGCCTGCGCGCGTTCCTGCGCGCCCGCGAGATCGACGTCGTCGTCGACGCGACCCACCCGTTCGCCGCGACGATGTCCGCGCATGCGGTGGACGCGTGCGCCGGCGACGACGGCTCGGCCGAGGGCGGCGCCGTGCCGCTGCTCCGGCTGGCCAGGCCCGGCTGGGCCCGCCGTCCCGGTGACGACTGGCACCGTGTGCCCGCTCTCGCGGCGGCCGCGGAACGGGCCCGGGCGCTGTGCCCGCCCGGCTCGGCCGTCTTCGTCACCACCGGACGCCGCCAGCTCGCGCCCTTCGCGGCCGACGCCGACCGCCACTACGTGATCAGGGCCGTCGATCCGCCCACCGATCTCCTGCCGCCCCGGCACACCGTCCTGCTGGACCGCGGCCCCTACACGGTCGACGGCGAGACCCGGCTGCTGCGCGACCACCGGATCCGCGTGCTCGTCACGAAGGACAGCGGCGGCGACCTCACGGCGGCGAAGCTGGACGCCGCCCGAGCGCTCGGCCTACCGGTCGTCATGGTCGACCGCCCCGCCGTGACCGCCCCGTCCCCACCCACCTGGCCCGACGTGGCCGGCGTCCTCGGCGCCCTACGCGAACTCACCACCGGCTAGCGCCCGCCCCCTTCGAGGGAGCGCCCTCGGCCGACCCGTCGGCGCAGGTGGAATTGGGGTCGACCTGCCAATCCAGACCCCAATTCCACCTGCCACCCGCTGATCTGTTCGCTATTCCGTGCGCAGGGCGGTCGCGGTGCGGGTCCCGGCGGCCCAGGTGGCGGGGAGCAGCGCGCCGGCCGCCGCGATGACCAACCCGCCCAGGGCGAGCCCGGCCACCGTCAGCGGGTCGTACACGTCCACATAGGCGGCCGGCATCCCGGTCGTGATGGCGTCGCCCATCAGCGGCACGACCGCGTGGTGCAGCAGGATCCCGAGCGGCACACCCACCAGGCCGGCGACGGCGCCGATCCCGGCGACCGACGTCACCACCATCGCGACGGTCTGCCGCGGAGCCATGCCGAGCGCCTTGAAGACCCCGAGGTCGTGGACGCGCTCCCGGGTGTCCAGCACCACCGTGTTCAGCACGCCCAGCACGGCGACCACGACGGTCATCAGCGTGAGCGTCGTGATCAGCGAGATCATGGCGATGATCACGGTCGACTGGTCACCGCTGTTCGCCATCGCACCCGCGCCGAGCGGCGCCAGGGCCTCGTCGGCCGCGCGGAGGTAGTCCCCGACGTCGGTCCCGGGTGCCAGGTCGACGCCGAACTCGTGCGGAGTCAGGTCCAGGGCAAGGCCGGCCAGGGACGTCGAGGCCGTGAACAGGCTCGGGGAGTCGTTGGCGTCGAACACCTCGCCGACGATCAGCAGGCTCGCGACGCGCCCGCCGTCGGTGACCGTGGCCCGGTCGCCGACCCGGAGGCCGGCGGCCCGCAGGAACCTGGAGTCGACGACGGCCTCCCCCGGGGCGTCGAGCCAGCGCCCGGAGACCAGGCGCCGGGCCGCCGCCGACGCCTGGCCGGTCAGCGCCGTGACGTCCGCCGCGCCGACCAGGCCGCGCACGGCGAGCTGGGTCTCGGCCACGCCGAAGTACCCCGCGGTCCCCGCCAGGGATTTCAGCGCCGCGGCGACGGCCTCGGTGTCCGCCTGCGCGGTGGCGGGGGGCGTCTCCGCGCCGGCGCCGGGCGGGGCCTCGCCGGGCGTGGGCGGGCCGTTCCCACCGGCGTTCTCATGGATCTCGGACCCGAGGGAGACGACGACGTCGCCCGCCAGGTCGGGGCCGTTCTCCTTCTGGATCAGGGCCAGCGTCGTCCCCAGCCCGACGGCGAAGGTGACGCCGAGCGCGCCCAGGCCGACGGCGGCGGCCATGACCGTCGCCCGCGCCGGCCGGGCGAACGGGTTCGCGAGCCCGAGGCTCACCGGGCGCGGCAGCGGCAGCCGGCCCGTGAGGCGCCGGGCCAGCCGCCCCCGGCCGGTCCGGGGCGCGCGGCCGAGGCTGATCGCCTCCACCGCCGGCAGCCGCCCGGCACGCGAGGCGGAGGCCAGCGCCGCGCCGGCGACGAGGGCGAGCGCCCCGGCCGCGACCGCCACGTCGACCCACAGCGGGATCGTCGGCTTCGGCCCGCCGTTCGCGTCGGACTGGTCCGCGAGGACCGGGACGGCGAGCAGGTTGCCGAACAGCACGCCGAGCCCGACGCCGACCGCGGCCGGCGCCAGCGTCTGGCCGACGTATGCCGCCACCACCTGCCCGGGCGTGAACCCGAGCGACCGGAGCACGCCGATCCGCCAGCGCGCCGCGCCGACCGCGCCGCTGACCACGATCCCGATGATCAGCGCCGACATCGCCAGGCCGAGCCCGCCGAAGGCGGCGACGAACGGCACGTACGCCGCGGTCACGGCGATCGCCACCCGACGGACGTCCAGGTAGGACCGGGTGCCGGTCAGCGCCCCCGCCGGCAGCGCGCCCGCCACGGCGGCCTGCCCGGCGCGGATGTCGGCGTCCGTGCCCGCGGCCGCGAACCGGTAGAGCATCTCGTAGCCGGTCTGGGCGCCCGCCGCGGCCAGTCGTCGCACCTCCGCCGACGCCACCCAGGCGTCCGCGGTCTGGCTGGTCGACCGGGCGATCCCCACCACGGTCAGCTCGCCGCCGCCCGGCAGGTCCTGCACCGTCAGCCTGGTACCGACCGGCAGGAGGATGTCGAGACCGGTCGACAGCACGATCTCGCCGGGCCGGGCTGGCCAGGCCCCCCGGACGAGGTCGACCCGGTCGACGGGGCCGCCGGGGTCGTCCCGGCCGACGACGGCCAGCGGCGGCAGGCCCATCGGGCCGGGGCCCGAGCCGCCAGCCCCGGGGCCGCCCGGACCGCTGGTCACACGCGTGCTCACCGTCGCCGTCGGGAACGGCCCGGCGGCGGCCGTGACGCCCGCGAGCCGGGCGGTGGCCGCGAGCTGGGCCGGCGTCGCCTTCGCCGCGTCGGCCTCCGCCGTCAGGTGCGCGCCGCGCTGCTGGGCGAAGGCCCGGTCGAACGGCGCATGCGACCCGACCAGCAACCCGGTGGCGAGCAGCGACGCCGTGACGGCCGTCAGGACGGTCAGCACGAGCACCGCGGTCTGCGCGCGGCGCCGGCCGAGGCCGCCGAGCGTCACCCGCCGGGTGGCGGCGGCCGCGCCGGTCCCGATCCTCATCGGGTCATCTCCGCGTCCCGGGCAACCGCGCCGTCGACCAGCTCGACCGTCCGGGTCGCGCACGCGTCCGCGAGCGCTCCGTCGTGGGTCACCAGCAGGATCGTCAGGCCGTCCCGGCTCAGGTCGGCGAGGAGCGCCTGGACGTCCCGGCCCGACGCCCGGTCGAGGGCACCGGTCGGCTCGTCGGCCAGCAGCACCGCCGGTTGGTTCATCAGCGCGCGGGCGACGGCGACCCGCTGACGCTCCCCGCCGGACAGCCGGCCGGGGTAGGCGCCGGCGTGCCGGCCGACGCCCAGGTAGTCCAGCAGGTCCGCGGCCCGCCGGCGGGCCTCGGCCCGGCCGATCCGGGCGAGCTGGGCGGGCAGCAGGACGTTGTCGAGGACGGTGAGGTCGTCGAGCAGGTTGAAGAACTGGAAGACCATGCCGACGCGGGCCCGCCGGTACCGGGCGGACGCCGTCTCGCTCATCCGGTCGACCCGGTGACCGCCGACGGTGACGCTGCCCGACGTCGGCCGGTCCAGCCCCGCGATCATGTTGAGCAGGGTCGACTTGCCACTGCCCGACGGCCCGACGATCGCGACCGCCTCGCCGGCGCGCACCGTCAGCGACACGTCCACGAGCGCGTGCGCGCCACCGCCGTAGGTCTTGGTCACCCCCTGAATCTCGACGACAGGCTGGCCGGCCGCGGCCGGCCAGCCGGCGCGGTCCGCGGCGCCGGCGGCCGGGCCGCCCGGTACCGAGTTGTTGCGTGTGGTCACGTCCGTCGTCCTCCGCGGTCTGGGGTGGTGATCCCGACGGCACGGACGCTAGGAGCGGACCGGGCGGGGCCGCGTCGGCCGCGATGGCCAGATGGGCTCGCCCAACGGGGCGATCGGAGGCGCGGGTCATCCCAGCGATGTACGCGGTCGATGTAGGCCGCGGCGCACGCACCCGCGCGGGACGGACGCCGGCCCGCCGCAGCCTTGTCACACTAGGACCGTGATCTCGGCGACGGCGACGGCGACGGCGACGGCGGACCCCGGGGCCGCCCGGCGGCGCTCCCTCGGCCCGTGGCGGCGGGTCCGCGCGTACTGGCTGGGCCCGGGTCTGGCTCCGGGGCCGCGCCCGGCGGTGCGCGGCCAGCTCGCGCGGCTGTCGCCCTGGGCGTGGACCGCGGACGCGATCCTCGCGTTCGTCCTGGTCGCCCTGACGCTGGTGGCAGCGCGCGACGGCGGCAGCCTGGTGGTACCGCGGATCGCGATCGGGGCGTCGGACGCACCAGCGCCGCCCGACGCCCCGGCCCGCGCCCCGGCCCCACCGGCCCAGCCCCCCGCGCTGGGCGACGCACCGGACTGGGCGGGCACGAATCCCGGCGGCCTGGGCGACGCGCCGGACCCCGCCGAGCCCGCCGACCCGGCCGACCGGCCGGACCGCGGCGACCTGGCCGGCTTCCCGTCCGACGCCGACGGCCTCCTCACGGCACGGCGGCTCGCCGACCGCTCGCCGGAGCCGGTTCCCTACTGGCAGCTGGTCGCCGCGGTACTGATCGCGTTGCCGCTGGCCGGGCGCCGCTGGCGGCCACTCGCCGCCTACTGGGCAGTGCTCGTCGCCACCGTCGTGTTCCACCGCGGCGTCCTCGTCGAGGACGCCGTGCCGTTCACGTTCGTCGCGCTGCTGGTCGCGGCCTATGGGGCCGCGGTCTACAGCCCGCACCGGGCGCTCGCGGCGGCGAGCGTCGTGGTCGGCGGCGTGCAGGTGATCGCGTTTCCGAACGAGAACATCCCCGACTTCCGGCCCGTCTACGTGCCGTTCATCATGCTGGTCCTCGTCGGCCTGACCGCGAACGCGCTCCACCTGCGCCAGCAGCGTGCGCTGGTCGTCGCCGCGGAGCAGGAGGCGGCCAGCCAGCGGGCGGTGGAGCAGGAGCGGGCCCGGATCGCGCGGGAGCTCCATGACGTCGTCACCCACAACGTCAGCGTGATGGTCATCCAGGCAGGCGCGGCCCGCAAGGTGTTGTCGGCGTCGCCGGACCAGGCGCGCGAGGCGATGCTCGCCGTCGAGAGCAGCGGCCGCGCGG
Above is a window of Pseudofrankia saprophytica DNA encoding:
- the cobM gene encoding precorrin-4 C(11)-methyltransferase; this encodes MTVHFIGAGPGAADLITLRARDLIAASPVCLYAGSLVDPAVLAHCPPAARLVDTAPLTLDEIVGHLVDAHAAGLDVARLCSGDPSVFSAVAEQMRRLDAAGVPYDVCPGVSAYAAAAAELRRELTVPGVAQSVVLTRTSENASAMPAGETLAALGAARATMVIHLSVQRIEAVVADLLPVYGADTPVAVVAWASRPDQVVLRGRLEDIAAAVRAAGVRRAAVIIVGDALAAGGFRDSHLYSVERDRSCVS
- a CDS encoding cobalt-precorrin-6A reductase translates to MRVLILGGTREARDLAAALVDATLADELGVTVTTSLAGRVSDPALPAGETVIGGFGGVAGLRAFLRAREIDVVVDATHPFAATMSAHAVDACAGDDGSAEGGAVPLLRLARPGWARRPGDDWHRVPALAAAAERARALCPPGSAVFVTTGRRQLAPFAADADRHYVIRAVDPPTDLLPPRHTVLLDRGPYTVDGETRLLRDHRIRVLVTKDSGGDLTAAKLDAARALGLPVVMVDRPAVTAPSPPTWPDVAGVLGALRELTTG
- a CDS encoding ABC transporter permease yields the protein MRIGTGAAAATRRVTLGGLGRRRAQTAVLVLTVLTAVTASLLATGLLVGSHAPFDRAFAQQRGAHLTAEADAAKATPAQLAATARLAGVTAAAGPFPTATVSTRVTSGPGGPGAGGSGPGPMGLPPLAVVGRDDPGGPVDRVDLVRGAWPARPGEIVLSTGLDILLPVGTRLTVQDLPGGGELTVVGIARSTSQTADAWVASAEVRRLAAAGAQTGYEMLYRFAAAGTDADIRAGQAAVAGALPAGALTGTRSYLDVRRVAIAVTAAYVPFVAAFGGLGLAMSALIIGIVVSGAVGAARWRIGVLRSLGFTPGQVVAAYVGQTLAPAAVGVGLGVLFGNLLAVPVLADQSDANGGPKPTIPLWVDVAVAAGALALVAGAALASASRAGRLPAVEAISLGRAPRTGRGRLARRLTGRLPLPRPVSLGLANPFARPARATVMAAAVGLGALGVTFAVGLGTTLALIQKENGPDLAGDVVVSLGSEIHENAGGNGPPTPGEAPPGAGAETPPATAQADTEAVAAALKSLAGTAGYFGVAETQLAVRGLVGAADVTALTGQASAAARRLVSGRWLDAPGEAVVDSRFLRAAGLRVGDRATVTDGGRVASLLIVGEVFDANDSPSLFTASTSLAGLALDLTPHEFGVDLAPGTDVGDYLRAADEALAPLGAGAMANSGDQSTVIIAMISLITTLTLMTVVVAVLGVLNTVVLDTRERVHDLGVFKALGMAPRQTVAMVVTSVAGIGAVAGLVGVPLGILLHHAVVPLMGDAITTGMPAAYVDVYDPLTVAGLALGGLVIAAAGALLPATWAAGTRTATALRTE
- a CDS encoding ABC transporter ATP-binding protein — protein: MTTRNNSVPGGPAAGAADRAGWPAAAGQPVVEIQGVTKTYGGGAHALVDVSLTVRAGEAVAIVGPSGSGKSTLLNMIAGLDRPTSGSVTVGGHRVDRMSETASARYRRARVGMVFQFFNLLDDLTVLDNVLLPAQLARIGRAEARRRAADLLDYLGVGRHAGAYPGRLSGGERQRVAVARALMNQPAVLLADEPTGALDRASGRDVQALLADLSRDGLTILLVTHDGALADACATRTVELVDGAVARDAEMTR
- a CDS encoding sensor histidine kinase is translated as MISATATATATADPGAARRRSLGPWRRVRAYWLGPGLAPGPRPAVRGQLARLSPWAWTADAILAFVLVALTLVAARDGGSLVVPRIAIGASDAPAPPDAPARAPAPPAQPPALGDAPDWAGTNPGGLGDAPDPAEPADPADRPDRGDLAGFPSDADGLLTARRLADRSPEPVPYWQLVAAVLIALPLAGRRWRPLAAYWAVLVATVVFHRGVLVEDAVPFTFVALLVAAYGAAVYSPHRALAAASVVVGGVQVIAFPNENIPDFRPVYVPFIMLVLVGLTANALHLRQQRALVVAAEQEAASQRAVEQERARIARELHDVVTHNVSVMVIQAGAARKVLSASPDQAREAMLAVESSGRAAMTELRHVMGLLTMPDTCAADSAPDGAAAGPGAGDASAPDEPTDDELAPQPGLSQLPALVDRVRAAGVDVELTMTGTPVELSPGIDLAAFRVVQEGLTNAVRHAAGARVRIAVDHGPGALCVDVTDSGGRPAAVAGPGGGAGLVGLRERLAVYGGSLRAGRRPLGGFGVRAEIPIEAGPGRADGGLALGGGPGTPESGPARVWDGSA